TAACATGTAAATCAGTCATaatgttttacacattttttttttacatcaagtCAATTTAAATGTCAGACATATGCAGGGGTGTTACCGGGAATGAGTCTAATGCATGTAACATCAATAACATATTGGGTGCACAACATTTTcctaaaaataacaaaacaaaagcaTTTAAAAAGTAGTGTCTGTACATGTCAAATAAAACCTAATTTTACATATAACCACTTTTGAAATatagtagtcaacatttgaagtggatcaaaaacattcACCAAATTTGTCCTAAAACAAGAACGGGTATTGGATATTGGTTTTAAGAAAACTTTTagaaaaggttttgatccacttcaaatgttgactagtgtagtttAGAAGCAGCAGTAGAGATTTCAAGTGTGGTaattgtaaacatttatatagtaAAGTACATAAAACCAGTTTTGAATTAATATTTATTGTAAAATGTCAGGACAGTTTAACACACACTGATGCTGGGATCACATGACATAAAATCCATTACATTAAACACATACAGTAACTCCACATAAGAGGATTTAGATTGTCTTTAAACCTCAACTATTAACATTTACACACTACCAAATCCCTAGagatttacagtacatttacaGTTGATACAGTCACAGAAACGCAGACAGACACagtaaatacacatacatacgAGGTGAATTATAAAGCAATTTTAACCGATGGGATTTAAGAGGTCTGTGAGTTCAAAGTCTGCAGGACAGAGATCAATGCATGTAATCCATCCATATTCAAAACCATTTCTTCAGATTAGGGACTAAATCAAAACCCAAGTGAAGTTACAAACATAACTGAAAAATGACACGCGTgcacaaaaaataaatcaaattctGCTCAGCAAAACACACAAAAGATAAAAAGTACCTGAGAAAAGGTTGAGAAATTGGGCAGATGTAATAGAAAAGGATCTCATGATGTAAAGACTGCACTCCTCTGAGAGTTTTATATAAAGATGATTTAAGTCTATAGATGATTATGGCACAGCCTGCACATTTACACACAGCATTAGAATAACACTGACAActtaacatttataaaaaccAGACTCTGGttacacacaaacagacaaaatattgtttagaaaattaatttgataaaaagaCATCTGATTAATATAagcaatattattattattaagagctttgtgtgtttgtttaaagaaGTTCATTTGTAATCATTAAAACGTGACCTTCAAGTTTGAGGTCAAAACCTGAGAATACATCAGGCAGCTTTAAAgacttaaaaagaaaaatcctCTCTCTTTTCAAAAGCCTTAGATTGACAgacaataaaacattaaaatgagTTGTCTCAGAAACATTTCCTAAAGACAATCTGTggaccaaactcttcatattcaTCAGCACTGATCCAGGCACTGGAGAACAAGGGCAGGTTTGACAATACGGCTCCTCCACACCATACAGAGAAATCTCGATCTTTTGGACTCAATACTCTCACGTTGTCCATCAGATCAACAGGAACCATGTGTCTGATCTCATATTGTAAACGCTCAGGAAGACCGGCCAACAGCGTATTACCacctccaaaaaaaaaaaaacaatggtgaGCGTTAGAGAACATCTGGATGCTgattaggcatgggccggtataagattctggcggtatgataacctttagcaaaaataccacggtttcacggtgttgcggtattgccattgcaacactaaaatgtgttattttcaaatgccaggtacaataaagcctttaaattataatatgctttcaagacatatataatattttcgtaatatatattaaatgtaaacatcaaatcaatcacatgacttcatgatttaatgaattttgtataaacacagctcataccttggagacggtatcacagaacattttagtggttttgaaaccttgactgttttaaacctcggtataccttgaaaccggtaatcggcccatgcctaatgCTGATTGGTCAAAACACTAACAATATAATAAGTGCTGTAATGTTCTCTATTACAAATCTCTATTACAAAACTAATATTATTAgtcttataaaaaatattaactaaCAAATTGTATAAATTgtttataaatttaaaatacGCTGCACTTTCgctgcataaattgcagatttccacaagcaaaatatgtggggcttgcatgatttcataatccccgcattttaaTGGCAAATATATCTTAGCAAAAAAGCTGAAAATGTTTAAttcacttcacacaagcgcagccatgtcccctgttgtcatgggaatgttaggaagtgacgCAATTACGAGACGTGAACACCAacgaaaagctgcaaacagtttttgcaagttctcagtttttgcaagttcccgcaatttttccaagttcccgcaatttcatcgcataaaattgcataaatatcccacatATTTAAATCGCAAACCTGCCGCAAGATCAAGCACTTTAGCCCGCAACGATCACAAAAAAATCTGACTGATTAGAACAATAGAACTAATAATCTTTATTTCTCTACCTGATAGGACGATATTTCCTACAAAGCTCCTCCGCAGATCAATGTCTGACTGAAGAATGGATTTGAAAACGCTCTCgtgcatcccataatgatctcGTCCAATCAGCTCCGGTCTGAAGAGGATTTCTGGAGCCCTGTGTATGACAGTAATATAGTGTAGATTTACAGAATACAGCAGGTCTCGCTGATGGATCAATGTTAATATCTGACGGTTAAATGAGTGATGAGGTTTAGTTGAGAGACAAACAGATGATTAACCTGAATGGTTCTGTGGTGAGCGAGACGAGACGTCCATCAGGTAAAGTGTAGTGAAGTTCAGATGAGTCTGTATCTCCTCTCCTGAGCTCAGATTCATAATCCAAAGCCACATAACAACATTTCTCTTTCATCTCTCGTACGATCTCCAGTTCTGCAGATGTCTGCATACGAACACCCTGATCCAGGAGCAGCTACAACATACAGAAACTTTactattaaagaaaaaaacatttatgaagTACAGTACTTTTCGGACTATAAACCGCACCGGAATATAAGCcgcatcattcaaaaatgcgtcattaagACGAAACAAAAGTCacagtggactatacgtcgtgtttatttagaaaattatttcataaaatcCAATTCgaaaaacagacatttaatctggaaaggcaagttattcaattaaacaacagcaggctgaatagatgtctgtacgttaaaagtaatattatcagttatttaaactATAAACCTGACACTTGTCAACCATAAAGGGCCTAAAGAGCGCTATTAAAAAACtgataaacattttaataaacactTTATTGAACCCTGCAGTGTCATATTGCTGCTCtagttttataaaaataaaaaataaatcacttaaatgCACAAATGTCTATTAAGTCACAATGTTGTCTCTAAAAATTCAATTCGCATCTCATCACAATTTCTGCTCAATGTATGAATTGTGTGCGGGTGCATGCATCGGTGTGTGTCATTGGTCAATGTTATCTGGTGGGCCCATGCTTCGTTTACGGTCTGAGGGATTAGGACATCCACAACATGCACACTTAcgcaccatttaaaaaaatatagcaATACCAAAATACAAACAATACAATAGCTTGAATACAGCGTGTGtttccctcagactgtaaactgAGCtcgggcgcaccagataacacgtcagcagtGTCGTACATTAGCAGCGTCACTGTAGTGTCATGCACGTGGATTTACAAAAGACGAcactgaataaagtcgtaatttttggaccaaaatgtattttcaatgtttcaacacattttaactgacccactgatgtcacatggactactttgatgttTAAATTACCTTTCttgacatggacagtatactgtacatagatttttcaatggagggtcagaaagctcttggactaaatcttaaacatcttaaactgtgatCCAAAGATGAACGAAGGTCTTAAGGGTCtttaataaaattttcatttttgggtgaactaacccttttaaataaattgtttaaatgtGTGTGCACCTTCTGAAGCTGTGAGGTGACGTCTGCTCCAGCCAGGTTGAAGCGCTGTACCGCATGAGGCAGACAGTAACCATCAAATACTGGAACGCAATGACTGACACCATCTCCAGAGTCCAACACCACACCTGaccatacaaacacacaacactTATTTTCTATATATGACGAACATTTTGCATAGAAACAAACTAATCCATAAACCATGATACAGGGAAACATGATACATCATTTTGCAAACACACAACGAAAGAAGTGTGAATAATCAGCTCCACACATGGACCATAAATACTGGATTAGCTGTACTATCAACTGATAAAAGTATAATTTTTAAAGGCCAAAGTCTAACTTCATCTGTTGACATACTGTGATTGAGAGCAGCAGGTAAAATAACCCACAGACCTGTGGTACGTCCTGAAGCATAAAGTGCCAGAACAGCCTGCATGGCCACAAATGTGAGAGGGACATTAAAGACCTCAAACATCACTTCGATCATCCGCTGACGGTTCTCCACGGGGTTCCTGGCGGCCTCTGTTAACAACACAGGATGATCCTGAGGATCCACAGCAAGCTGCTGGAAAGCATGATGCCAGAtctacacacaaaaaaaatcttatttttagaaaCAAAGCCCAAAAATCACAAATTCAGAAACCTTTATGATTGAAAAACACTCATCAGGTTTTCAAAGACCCTAATAAACCGTGTGCACTACATCAGTACCCATTAACACCCAACAGCATCTGTGATCATCTCACCATCTCCATCTCATCCCAGTTGTTTACGATGCCGTTCTTTATGGGATGTTTAAGAGTCAAAACTCCTCTCATGTGTTGAGCATCATGACCAACATACAGTTCTCGATCTACACCTCCACTCATCACCTCCTGCAATAACATCAACATTCATGACTGTCTGAAGAACTGAAGATGATCTGACTGTATGCACGCAGAAGAAACTACCTCATATTTTGGATGCCCAATAATAGTTGGAAACACAGATGTCGGAAGGTCCTGGTCTGCAAACCCAGCCTTCATTAAACCAGATCCTGTATCCAAAACAATGGCCGTCTTGTACTCCATCTGATTctaaatgattaaaataaaaaaagacggTAAAAGGAATAGATATGAATGATGTCTGGTTATTATAAACTCAATAGGAATATGAAAGGTGGTAGTAAGACAAAAGCCGTTTCAAACCCTAGTGAGCAGACTTCATGTCtatgtgggtgattctcacgaaaccattgaaacaccacggcactaatgattttatatatagtatagtattttatatattaatatagtaatattaaaaagcatcagaattaacacaatactgtgttctaccttgcacaatgtgtgatttcaacataagaatttataatttgtcaattttatctcattttctgctgaaattctcattaccgcaatatGTCCgactgtgtttgaacatgcgttatgttgtaatttaatcaaattaacacaaaaatttagaaaaaaaataaatggatgttttgctagactactttagatgacagaaaaatatttactgaatattcatgtataataataatgaagaaaaattaggaaaatgatgtgtccatgcctgatgttctcatcctccgcaacactttttgagaacagtttaagcacacatacagaattttaataaagtttgattttgagtgaccaagcacatggaccagttacttctagatggctaccaggtaagatcatttttttacagttaatttgaaatattgtcttgtcagaatgcttacacgacattttgattatcattaccgcaacagatgcttattaaatgttaatttaattaatagaagcataatactttgattttaaatgcatgtgcagaatctccaaattatgttctttcaggtttgtcatgtcattttgaaaatatgtcagtgttgatgttttctgactgttgcggtaatgagattttttaggactaattttttttttaattatgttacaaaaagtgttaaatgataagtaaaagtgtttaaattaatgttcccatttactccagactttgtttttcaatgtctggtgggaaaaaaagtaaatttaagcaatttttacattttcatgcttgacatttttaaaaccaagttttcgtgagaatcacccatgtaGGCAGTATAAAACCCACATGTCAGATGCTGTTAAACTCAATGGACATTATAATTTAGTATACCGGTATATGCATTTGCGCAGTACATCAATGACTATGTTTACATGAACACCAATAGGGCGTTTACATGGACACATACTGTGATTAAAACCAGCGTATAGCACCTCTTTTGATACAATTATACTTTATGCGATTATGAGCttaaatcacattatttttatcTAAAGTATTGCGCTTACATGATTTAAAAAGGTATAATTGCAATATTGCCAAAATCCCATTATAAATCGCATTATGAGTGTGCATTTAAACGTGGTCAATTCCAGTGCCAAATCAGATTCAAGTAATCTTGTTAGCTTGGAATAAAATGTTAGATTGAGTCCGATACTAGTGCTTTAGATGAAGTATGAGTAGATGTAAAGTCCATCAATATACGCTTTGAAGAGAGCTCAGTAATGTTTGAAACTGCTGTCATGTCATCACTACAGTATACATGGgtttcagtcatgtgactttttacgttatgccgccatcttgaggacctaccgagtaccagtaggctactgacaagcattggctggcttgctacgatttacggatttcttatcttttactgtctatgattcttatggatacgggaaatggctacgaaagacaacatgtcgcacctcgactgtcatgaaaagaaacgcgacttaaaaaaaatataccttggtttgggtgtgatgcctactcaatCCCCGatacgttcttccagccgctgttcgctgctaccgaactaccactattttacaacactaaggcggtgcatcacaacatgaaactttgctcgaagtatcacctggatctctactcatgaacgcgaacattgagaacattgtttgtgtacacagagtttaataaaaagaaaggttttgtacaactgactttggctgttatggtgtctgcTCGTCATCCCTGCCAGACGGAAATAATCGATTtctgaatgcgaatgaatgaatctcatatgaggctcctttttcaactagaaggtcaatattgtttttcacttgcgacaaaacaacgaattatctgtgcatttatatggaactatgctttaggagctattcatctttactctcctccctccttacgttccATTCGCAGATCGATACATCTAGACTGggaagatggcggcgagcggaagccaaatcaaccaaagtcagttgttcaaaaccttctttttagtaaactctttgttcacaaacaatgttctcaatgctcgagttcacgtgtagagacacaggcgatacttcgagcaaaatatcatgttttgtcgagccttcttagtgttgtaaaaatagcgattttgatgctcacaacatattgaaggctGAGCTtatagttcttttgcgaccacttcaggtcctcaaaatggcggaagacaagagaGTGACGCCAGCTGAAACCCATGTATAATATTTAAGTTCCCACCAGTCTAGTTGAAGTGTTCATCTGCAGTCGGTCAAGTGAAGATCTGTAGACGGCTCTCATAGTGTCACCACCGTCATAAACATCACCTTCATTCTTATCTGACACCTGTCTGATCATCTCAACACCTTTAACATTGATAAACATACAGTCTGTATGCTTCATCTCTGATGGGACTCTTGAGGACTCATAGCTCATCTGGGCTTCAGATGGTACTCGGTCCAATACTGGTGGCTGGACGACagtatttttgttgttgttgttattgttaTGCTGTCCTTGTAGTGGGTTAGTGAACTCTCGGGGTATTGGGAGGGTTTCGTCACGTGAGATCAAGTCTGACTGCCCATGTCTGTCTGCGGTTTCATTGGATGATAATTTCTCCACTGCATCAGACCAGACCACAGGCACAGGAGTTACAACACCACCAGGATCAAATGTATCTTGCTCAGGATCAGACACATCATCGGTCTCTGTCTGACAGATGCTAACTACAGGAAGATCTGAGGAGCTCTCTGATTGGACACATGCAGATAAATGTGTACTGGGTGTTTGTATAACAGATTCAATGTGACACTGATCATTAATCTCATCTAAACTTGAGCGATGCTCAGATGCATGTGTGACGTCTAAACTCAAAGGCTCAGTATTAAACAAGTCCTCCTTTATGGTTTCATTTAAATGTGGCTGACTGATGTAATCTTCTTCAGATGTGGACTGACATGTATCTGTATGATGAGGTTGTTGACTGCTGGTTTCATCTGTTGCTGGATCTGACAGATGTTTCAGAGGAGCAGAATCAAGATCTTGAAGTCTATGCTGTCTGAAACCACAGTTTCTGTCCATGATGGAGCACTTCACAACTTTGTATCTTGAGTTCTTCTTCACCTTCATTTGTCCTCCGTTCAGACTTTTATCTATATTCTCCACCTTCTTCTCTTCCGGTTGTGTCAGGATCATCTTCGGCTCTCCACAGGAGCTGTGTGCGGTGACGTCAGACCGATGCTCCTCAGATTCACTGCAACGCAGGGCATCAAGTTTTAAGCTTTCCTCAATAATCTGCTCATCAAGATCTTTAAGCTCTTGAAGGACGTGACTTCGGTCCACCTTCTGATCTATGAGCCCATCCAGATGTGCAGGGCTTCCCAAAAATAATTCAGGAGAGGGGTTTTGACAAATCTCACTTGTTGTAACCGTGTCTGAATCAGAAGATGAAAGTTTACTCTGAGGACTGATGGGGAGCACAgatgagatatcatcacaatcatcatcatcatccaaTCCTATAACAGCAGACTGATACTGATCATGTGGTGACATctagaaagaaaaagaaaattgaCATGAAATTCAAATATTGTAGGTATAGTTTCTcccaataaaaaacaaatttctACGCACTATATACACAAGAgctacaaaacaaaaacagtttGTATACAGTTATTTATGTGGATGTTAATCATTCAAGAAACAAAGaagtaatattaaatattatttggGACCCTTATAGAGCATTACAGACTAAAAAGTAAATCAGTGACTCCAGCTCATTTCTGTTGACAATGGCATTCACAGTTGAACATTCTAGTACAAGATGACTTCAGATTGAATAAGGAAATATGAATGCTCATGCACACTGCTGTAAAAGATCTCAGATTTGTTAATAAATATGAAGGCAAACTTACAGCATTGTGTTGATCTTCGTTCCATAAAGGCCAATGGTTGTACAGATCATCAGTTTTTAACAGATCATCGAGTATCACCTCCTGTTCAAGTACATGCTCTTCTTCCTTAAGAGATCAATGACAAACAGGCAATATTAATTTTGCGTTAACATGTAATTTTATGATAATAAAGCATCTTTGGTGTGTTGTCTGAGGGGAGGGCGTTGTGCTCAGAACCCTTAACAGAGATACAGGGTACAAGCTGAGAGTGAGGGCCGATGTGATGTTATAAACCTCACAAATGATATCAGATTAAATGAGAGATGTTTTCAATGAAACTTCATCTGATATTGAACACCATTTGTTGACACGTGATACCAAACATCAAAATCCAAATATCACATCCAACCTCCATCAGACAACCAAGTAAATTCACTCTTAATGAAATGGTGAATTAacctttaataaattatttttgtttttgcatgtttttgaTACATTAGCTTTGTTGTGAAACAGGGACTTGCATCATTACAATGTTGCAATTTCCTCTTGGTTCGCGTTTACAATATTACATTCCAAACTAAGTCATGTAGAAGTTAACTCTCTTTTCATTGGTAAGAGTTAATCAGTTTATTTTGCAGTTACATTAGAAAGTACTTGCACTATCCAAAACAAACCGGATAAGTACGGTTTTCATACTAATCCTACcaccaaaccttaccctaaaccagggatgggcaacttcggtcctggagggccggtgccctgcagagtttagctccaaccataattaaacacacaattaaggtcttactaggcatactagaaactttaagacaggtgtgctgaggcaagttggagctaaactctgcaggacaccggccctccaggaccgaagttgcccatccctgtcCTAAACCAAACATTCACGAGAATTGTGCGGTTTCCAAACTAGCCAAAACTCAGTGTGCAGTTCAAAAGGTGAGACGTCAGTTGACTTCATCTGCTTTCATAAAAACCTTCTGATGCGCGCAGCACGGATGTGTGAACATCGAGCGGCGTAAGCGATGGATCGTCACTGCGTTCCAAACCACTCAAAATACAAGCCACAAattagtgatagaccgatatattgcctgatatttgaatttttttaaatataagcaTTGACGATAAATCTTCtgaagtgcacctatttcattgctaaaaaacattgtgtgtatttggtataatataatgttttcGCGTAGTATAttgttcaaaaacacatttccaacataccgtacatttttgtagctcctgatattcctctcttcctgaaacgcactgattttgtacaaagctcatcgatctgaaaagctccgtccccctgattggccagctaacctgcatgttgtgattggcctgaagaCCTCTGACGTCACATAACATTATGATGGGATTCAGTGTCGAGaaagcgctttacttcctgttgTCTTTAAAACTGTCACATCCTAATTATGAAAACGTgcttgtgactgctcatccgagggggcaaattcaaaataagtgttcagagtgtcatgtgagttgcttgcgt
The nucleotide sequence above comes from Paramisgurnus dabryanus chromosome 12, PD_genome_1.1, whole genome shotgun sequence. Encoded proteins:
- the LOC135739135 gene encoding uncharacterized protein isoform X2, whose amino-acid sequence is MKNMSSSRAEMLPADDVLKSGALTFPGVFDQTGCPLLVFPAETQHKLKSDEINREDVSQFIHYCLRLHSKKVEETQVSVVADLRHADITIVRFITETLLWLEVYRRIIHSVYIVQPKKRSVQKQLVKLLTPSSKQNKPILFKRVFLKDVFELSNYIDRSQLTSDLGGYLIYSHESWVNFIKEIDAFVQEFLSVVSRLPSCISTLQSLAKLPVPAGFEALSEFCSVNEARFQQLRRDLGLDDLLKRCECLLEKLRYPETEPCFHAMAGTNLFANTTLEMIHNYNRINAAVEKVELLWQQVFSKARVQLQVIHLQREAQQIQEEMIVLHSEKVQSYRIEQAEDVHRAESRRLEFETSVYMHAMALVRRAEDVIHTLAEMFPLTELQPREPWVDDLRRIKENLASSVQHLYQTLRNLSDFHYTLNKCKNWHNLVLCKAFLQDLLVSRSHDELDESRFSSDLSGVRRGFESFLRSNPCPSVQELVKLAHLANIISDPNLQYSGKQLSHRCMTLRRLLTSPQSVDLHDLQLALRWQYEHLMSNNKTSDITSPETTDQNKPLIDSLFISNSVSHRRSVSHCVSLIDLAKCPSSIGSPVVASAAVKPPSLSSFDSGFDGAGSSHLDVRSRRDGTPGFLGSVDSIKPKPAYAELHEENVTSVSDSEDQHEELRFSLKKDNAQASIQIVPKITSDSLNLEIKVKRSATLPKNPWLSLPIDDLESSYTVTITQNSSREPSARTHDLNTDMKSQDCFEDSDLEPIGNVLSSTITDHEEKPNCTAEAEASLVWDTFDLHNLRPDSSERLGVSLCDWVQREQQELQEVEKTLNRAAEILQEEEHVLEQEVILDDLLKTDDLYNHWPLWNEDQHNAMSPHDQYQSAVIGLDDDDDCDDISSVLPISPQSKLSSSDSDTVTTSEICQNPSPELFLGSPAHLDGLIDQKVDRSHVLQELKDLDEQIIEESLKLDALRCSESEEHRSDVTAHSSCGEPKMILTQPEEKKVENIDKSLNGGQMKVKKNSRYKVVKCSIMDRNCGFRQHRLQDLDSAPLKHLSDPATDETSSQQPHHTDTCQSTSEEDYISQPHLNETIKEDLFNTEPLSLDVTHASEHRSSLDEINDQCHIESVIQTPSTHLSACVQSESSSDLPVVSICQTETDDVSDPEQDTFDPGGVVTPVPVVWSDAVEKLSSNETADRHGQSDLISRDETLPIPREFTNPLQGQHNNNNNNKNTVVQPPVLDRVPSEAQMSYESSRVPSEMKHTDCMFINVKGVEMIRQVSDKNEGDVYDGGDTMRAVYRSSLDRLQMNTSTRLMEYKTAIVLDTGSGLMKAGFADQDLPTSVFPTIIGHPKYEEVMSGGVDRELYVGHDAQHMRGVLTLKHPIKNGIVNNWDEMEMIWHHAFQQLAVDPQDHPVLLTEAARNPVENRQRMIEVMFEVFNVPLTFVAMQAVLALYASGRTTGVVLDSGDGVSHCVPVFDGYCLPHAVQRFNLAGADVTSQLQKLLLDQGVRMQTSAELEIVREMKEKCCYVALDYESELRRGDTDSSELHYTLPDGRLVSLTTEPFRAPEILFRPELIGRDHYGMHESVFKSILQSDIDLRRSFVGNIVLSGGNTLLAGLPERLQYEIRHMVPVDLMDNVRVLSPKDRDFSVWCGGAVLSNLPLFSSAWISADEYEEFGPQIVFRKCF
- the LOC135739135 gene encoding uncharacterized protein isoform X1; translation: MKNMSSSRAEMLPADDVLKSGALTFPGVFDQTGCPLLVFPAETQHKLKSDEINREDVSQFIHYCLRLHSKKVEETQVSVVADLRHADITIVRFITETLLWLEVYRRIIHSVYIVQPKKRSVQKQLVKLLTPSSKQNKPILFKRVFLKDVFELSNYIDRSQLTSDLGGYLIYSHESWVNFIKEIDAFVQEFLSVVSRLPSCISTLQSLAKLPVPAGFEALSEFCSVNEARFQQLRRDLGLDDLLKRCECLLEKLRYPETEPCFHAMAGTNLFANTTLEMIHNYNRINAAVEKVELLWQQVFSKARVQLQVIHLQREAQQIQEEMIVLHSEKVQSYRIEQAEDVHRAESRRLEFETSVYMHAMALVRRAEDVIHTLAEMFPLTELQPREPWVDDLRRIKENLASSVQHLYQTLRNLSDFHYTLNKCKNWHNLVLCKAFLQDLLVSRSHDELDESRFSSDLSGVRRGFESFLRSNPCPSVQELVKLAHLANIISDPNLQYSGKQLSHRCMTLRRLLTSPQSVDLHDLQLALRWQYEHLMSNNKTSDITSPETTDQNKPLIDSLFISNSVSHRRSVSHCVSLIDLAKCPSSIGSPVVASAAVKPPSLSSFDSGFDGAGSSHLDVRSRRDGTPGFLGSVDSIKPKPAYAELHEENVTSVSDSEDQHEELRFSLKKDNAQASIQIVPKITSDSLNLEIKVKRSATLPKNPWLSLPIDDLESSYTVTITQNSSREPSARTHDLNTDMKSQDCFEDSDLEPIGNVLSSTITDHEEKPNCTAEAEASLVWDTFDLHNLRPDSSERLGVSLCDWVQREQQELQEVEKTLNRAAEILQEEEHVLEQEVILDDLLKTDDLYNHWPLWNEDQHNAMSPHDQYQSAVIGLDDDDDCDDISSVLPISPQSKLSSSDSDTVTTSEICQNPSPELFLGSPAHLDGLIDQKVDRSHVLQELKDLDEQIIEESLKLDALRCSESEEHRSDVTAHSSCGEPKMILTQPEEKKVENIDKSLNGGQMKVKKNSRYKVVKCSIMDRNCGFRQHRLQDLDSAPLKHLSDPATDETSSQQPHHTDTCQSTSEEDYISQPHLNETIKEDLFNTEPLSLDVTHASEHRSSLDEINDQCHIESVIQTPSTHLSACVQSESSSDLPVVSICQTETDDVSDPEQDTFDPGGVVTPVPVVWSDAVEKLSSNETADRHGQSDLISRDETLPIPREFTNPLQGQHNNNNNNKNTVVQPPVLDRVPSEAQMSYESSRVPSEMKHTDCMFINVKGVEMIRQVSDKNEGDVYDGGDTMRAVYRSSLDRLQMNTSTRLNQMEYKTAIVLDTGSGLMKAGFADQDLPTSVFPTIIGHPKYEEVMSGGVDRELYVGHDAQHMRGVLTLKHPIKNGIVNNWDEMEMIWHHAFQQLAVDPQDHPVLLTEAARNPVENRQRMIEVMFEVFNVPLTFVAMQAVLALYASGRTTGVVLDSGDGVSHCVPVFDGYCLPHAVQRFNLAGADVTSQLQKLLLDQGVRMQTSAELEIVREMKEKCCYVALDYESELRRGDTDSSELHYTLPDGRLVSLTTEPFRAPEILFRPELIGRDHYGMHESVFKSILQSDIDLRRSFVGNIVLSGGNTLLAGLPERLQYEIRHMVPVDLMDNVRVLSPKDRDFSVWCGGAVLSNLPLFSSAWISADEYEEFGPQIVFRKCF